The Poriferisphaera corsica DNA segment TGGCCGTGTCCTCAAATCTTCTCCCAACCCCGACACATCCACGTTCGCATTAATCCCGACCCCCAATATCATGCTCCCTCCAATCCCCTCCTCAACACCCTGCCCTGCAACCAACACCTGCTCACACAGTATCCCGACCAATTTTCGCTCACCCACCAATACATCGTTCGGCCACTTAATCCGCAATCGATCCCTCAACCCTGCTTCCCCCATCCCCGCAATCACTTCACGCACCGCCATCCCCACAGCTAACGGTGCCGCCCCCATCTCTTCCGGCCCTCGATTGCTCGGCCACACCACACTAAACCAAGCACCACCCGCAGGCGATTCCCACTTTCTCCCCATTCTCCCCCGCCCCATCGTTTGCTTCCCCGCACTCACCACGATCACTTCACCAACATGCTCACGCGCCAATTCCGCAGCACGCGTATTTGTCGAATCAGTCTCGTCGTAATGATAGACAAGCATCAACGCTTCCCTTTACCCATTCGTTTCAATACGTTCACACCCATCCCGTTATGCATTTCGTGCGTTACTGCTACAGACATAAATCAAATCCATGAGCAGTAAACCAACTTGATTCACTTCGCATTCACGCAACGACCATTGGAGCAACGCATACAAATTGTCACAGAACGCATTAAAACACCTCTTCACTTTTCAGCAAAGAGGTGCAATTTTTATTATCCGAGACTGCTAAGCAGCACACCCGCCGCAACAGCCGATCCAATCACCCCCGCAACATTCGGCCCCATCGCGTGCATCAAAAGGAAGTTTTGCGGATCCTCATCCGTACCAACCTTGTGCACAACACGAGCAGCCATTGGAACAGCCGAAACACCAGCCGCACCAATCAGCGGATTGATCTTTTCTTTCAGGAAAAGATTCATCACCTTAGCAAAAAGTAGACCCGACATCGTAGCCACAGCAAAAGCTGTAATACCAAGCACGAAGATGTAAATCGTCTGCATTGTCAGGAAGTTTGCAGCAGAAGTTTTTGCACCAACAGTGACACCAAGAAGAATGGTGACGATATCGATGAAGGTTGTCTGTGCAGTCTTAGCTAAACGGTCTGTAACCAAAGACTCACGAAGAAGGTTACCGAAGAAAAGCATGCCGAGCAGTGCAAGACCGCCAGGAGCAATCATGGCTGTCATCAAGAAGCCAACGATTGGGAACATGACTTTCGCTGTGCGTGAGACTTCCGTCTTAGGCATCGGCATCCGACGCAAGCGTTCTTCCCTCGTCGTGAGCAACTTCATAATCGGTGGCTGAATGATCGGAACCATCGCCATGTAGGAATAAGCCGCCAATGCAATCGCACCTAATAGTGGTGGAGCAAGCTGCGAAGCTGTAAAGATCGCCGTTGGGCCATCCGCACCACCAATGATGCCAATCGCACCCGCTTGAGCATCTGTGAAACCCAAGAAGATCGCACCAAGAAATGCGCCAAAGATGCCGAACTGTGCAGCAGCACCAAGCAACAATGTCTTTGGGTTGCTCAGCATCGGGCCAAAGTCCGTCAAAGCACCAATACCAAGGAAGATCAATGGTGGATAGAAGCCAGCCAAACCAACACCCGCAAACAGCCACCAGAACACAGATGCGTTATGGATATTCTGTTTGTCGACTGACCAAACCTGTGGGTATTGTGGGAACTGACCTTCACGGTCAATCTGCTTCGCAAAAACATATCGGCCTTGACCAAGATTAATGAAGCCTGGCTTTGTAATCTCTTTCTCGCCAGCGACTTCTTCAACACCAAAATCTTTTGAAAGCTTACTTGTGCTCCAAGGATAAAGGTTGTGACCATTAACCATCACAGCCTTGCCTTCAAACGCAAGGTTTTTGCCTTCTTGTGGATTTTCGATAGCTTTAATATCTGACACCGACTCGAAATTCGCGACATCAGAAGCATACAACGCCGTCAGGAATTTCTCCCCGCCAGACATCGTCTCAAGCTCTGATTCAAAGCCCGCCTTCTGCGTCTCAGACTTCAACTCTTTAATGCGATCCAAAGCCGCAGCAACGCCAACGACGTCCTTGCCTTCAATCTCAAAAGTCAGCTTGTCTGTTTCAATCTCGTAGTAATGAAGATCGTGCGGATTCACCGGCCCGTCATACACCCCAAGCGCGACCTCGTTTGAATTGTATGGAATATTACCGATCAAAACACCGAAACCAATCGGTACCAGAAGCAGTGGCTCGAAACCCTTCTTAATCGCAAGGTATATGAAGAGTAGACCAATACCGATCATCACCACATTGGGCCACATATACTCCCACTGCCCGAATCCCGAGCCAGCGAGGTACTGTGAAATTGTATCTATTAATTGTTGCATTATGCCAAACACTCTATTCGGTAGTTAGGCTTTCTCATAACGCCTCTCGCAGCTCTCGCCGCATCAGCGCCTACGGGCAAATGACTTCTCAGCCAGTCCGCCCAACAATGAGTCCGCTCTAATTCAAAGATCCACGATCCTCAAACAGCAAACCCAATACGACTGAGATTAGAACTTAACCAGCACCTGGCCAGCCTGAACCGCATCACCTGCTCCACAAGTGATCGCTGAAACCGTACCCGCAACCGGAGATGCGACCACTGATTCCATCTTCATCGCTTCGAGCGTCAGCAGTGGATCATTTACAGCAACCGTGTCGCCGACTTTGACCTTAATTTCAAGAATGCTGCCAGCAATCGGGGCCGTTGCGTCACCACCTGCGCCGCCTGCCGCTGGGGCCGGAGCTGCCGCTGGTGCGGGTGCTGGAGCCGGAGCCGCTGCTGGTGCGGGCGCTGCGACTGGAGCCGGAGCTGCCGCCGCGACCGGTGCCGCGCCGCCATTTTCATCTAAAACGTCTACATCAACGTCGTACTGTTTACCTTGAACCGTAATGCGTAATTTCATGGGAATCGTACCTTGCGTTTTTGGTTTTGATTGACCAATTATTTGTTATCTCAGGCTCAGCATCGCTGGCCGTAATTTTTCACGAATTAACCAACACACCTTCACACCCATCAGCCTACCGGCGTGTCGGACGGTGACTCGTCATGATCGCACGACGACCGTGTCTCGCCCAATTGCTACCTGCCTGCTGTGCCGTCAGTGAATCCACACGACGAATCCGATGAGGCTTACGAACAATCGCAGCAACCGCAGCAGCAATCACAACTAATGTTTCAGGCTCAATCTCATCACTCGCAGCCTTCGCTGACGCCACTGGAACGCTCGCAGCCGCTACCGCAGGTGCTGGTGCAGGCTTATTCAGCATCGCATGCATCAACTTGATCGCCCATAAGAGCAAAATCAAAGCCGAAAACACAACGCCCATACCCACGATCATCAGCACAATACCACCCGTAAGCTGCTCCGACGTCAGTGCAAGTGTGGTCAGGTTAGTGAGCATATATATCTCTTCCTGTTAGAAATCTATCTTCAAAAGCACCATCCTACAGACAATGCCCGCTTTCGTCTTCACAGACCCACTCAGACCCTCCGTCTGAGCATGCCCATTTCAACAAAACAATGATTTTAACTCAAACCGCCCGCTTTACAGAGGGATCAAGCCATGCTTCTTCTCAGGACGCACATCACGCTTCGATGACAACGCATCCAACGCCATCGCCACATAGCGACGTGTCTCAGATGGCTCAATGATATCGTCTACCAACTGACGTTGCCCAGCAATGTAAGGCGTCGAGAATTTCTCACGATACGCTTCGATCAATTCTTCACGTTTCGCAGCTTGATCGTCCGCCGCAGCAATTTCTTTACGGAACACGATACCCGCGGCGCCTTCAGCACCCATCACTGCAATCTCAGCACTTGGCCAAGCTGCAACACGGTCAGCACCCAACTGCTTGGATGACATCGCAAGGTATGCACCGCCATATGCCTTACGCAGCATGATCGAGATCTTCGGAACCGTTGCCGCTGAATAAGCAAACAACATCTTCGCTCCGTGACGGATAATCCCACCATATTCCTGCTGAACGCCCGGCATGAAACCCGGAACGTCAACCAATGTCACCAGTGGAATATTAAACGCGTTACAGAAACGGATAAACCGTGATGACTTGTCAGAAGCATCGATATCAAGGCAACCCGCCTTGACCATCGGCTGGTTCGCAATGATACCAACCGAACGACCATTGATACGAGCAAAGCAAGTAATCATGTTCTGAGCGAATGTCTGCTGTGATTCAAGGAAATCGCCATCATCAACGATCTTCGAAATCACATCACGCATATCGTAACCCTGACGTGGATTGTCCGGGATAATGCTATTCAATGATTCTTCGACTTCCATCGTTTCAACACGTGGACCCATTGGCGGATCTTCCATGTTGTTCGCAGGAAGGAAGGAGAGAAGCTTCTTACAGATTTCCATCGCGTGTTTATCATCGTCAGCAACGAAGTGAACAACACCCGAATAAGTCATCTGAGCTTCAGGGCCACCAAGCTGTTCAGCAGTGACCTCTTCACCAGTCACCTGCTTGATAACAGCAGGACCCGTGATAAACATCTGTGCCTGGCGCGTCTGAATGATGAAGTCCGTCAGAGCCGGTGCGTAAGCAGCACCACCCGCACAAGGACCACAAATCAGTGAGATCTGAGGAACAACACCTGAAAGCAGCGTGTTATGGTAGAACGTGCGGCCATAACCCGACAACGCGTCAATACCTTCCTGAATACGAGCACCACCTGAGTCATTAATAAACACAAACGGGCTACCTGTCTTCAAGGAAGCCTTCATCATGTTCACCACTTTTTCCGAGTGAATCTCACCCGCAGCACCACCAACAGACGTAAAGTCCTGTGACGCAAAGTGAACCAGTCGGCCATCTACAGCACCACAACCCGTGATGACACCGTCAGCAGGAACAAACTTGCCTTCCATGCCAAAGTTCACACAGCGGTGTGCCGCAAAAGCATTCTGCTCTTGCATGGAATCCGGATCCAAAAGCACATCAACACGCTCACGAGCGGTCAGCTTGCCTTGAGAATGCTGCTTATCAATGCGCTTCTCACCGCCCATTCCGCGGATCGTCTTCTTCTTCTCGCGCAATTCGGCGATACGATCAGCCATCGTCATCTGACTGCGAGTCTTGCTCTCTGGCATGGCTTACATTCCTCACTGATAAAAGTGGGTTGACTAATAATTCTTTCCTGGATCCCACCCCAAAAACTCATCCGCCGCCTTTCAGCGACAAACGAGTCTATTCAATCACTGCATCAAACTGACTACAGCATTTCAATAACTATTTAGTGGCCTGGCTCACAGAGTTCCGTGAGAATGCCGCGTGAAGATTTTGGATGCATGAATGCAATCTTCGTACCGTGAGCACCATTACGTGGCTTCTCATCGATCATACGAAGGCCGCCTTCTTTGATCTCATCAATACGATCCTGAATGTTCTCAACAGTGTAAGCAACATGATGGATGCCTTCGCCGCGCTTTTCCAAGAACTTACTGATCGGTGAATCTTCGCTGGTTGGCTCAAGCAACTCGATACGAACATCACCAACAAGGTAGAACGCAACCTTAACCTTCTGCTCTACAACTTCTTCGACACCTTCAAATTTGCCGCCGAGAACGTTTTCGTAGTATTCGCGTGCTTCGTCCAGTGACTTAACCGCAACACCGAGGTGATTGATTGCTTTAGCCTTAATCATTGCTCCAGCCTTTCTGTTCTTTAAACAGTCTGCATCTTAACGATGCAAAATTATCTTTGCGTTAAATAAAGCTCACCGGATTCCTCCGATGAGCTTCTAATTTTCGATTAGTTAAAGGTCTCAGTGTATTGTCCAAAGACACCTTCCATAGCGTTACAAATTTCGCCAATCGTCGCGTACTCGCGAACCGCATCCAGAATGAACGGCATCAGGTTCTCATCACCCTTTGATGCCTCAGTCAACGCAGCAAGCTTCGTCTTAACAACTTCCTCGTTACGATCCGCCTTGACCTTCGCAATCTTATCAGATTGCAATTTGCCGACAGACTCGTCAACTTTGAACAGTGGAATCGTATTCTCTTCTTCCACCTGGAACTTGTTCACACCGACGACAATACGGTCGTTGCTTTCGATGGACTGACCGTAATTGTAAGCCGATTGCTCGATCTCTTTTTGCACGTAACCCTGCTCGATGGCGGGCACCATGCCACCCAGCTCATCGATTTTCTCGATATAGGCAAGGGCTTCGGCTTCGATCTTATCTGTGAGCTGTTCAACATAGAAGCTGCCTCCTAATGGGTCAATCGTGCTAGTTACACCTGACTCCTCAGCCACAATCTGCTGCGTACGAAGCGCAACTCGCACACTGTCTTCCGTCGGAAGCGCCAGCGCCTCGTCCTTCGAGTTCGTGTGCAATGACTGAGTCCCACCCAATACCGCTGCCAGCGTCTGAATCGCAACACGTACGATGTTGTTGTCAGGTTGCTGAGCAGTCAACGTCACGCCACCAGTCTGCGTATGGAAACGAAGCATCCATGATTTAGGATTTTCAGCTTTGAAGCGATCCTTCATGATCTTCGCATAGAGACGACGTGCTGCACGGAACTTCGCAACTTCTTCAAGAAGGTCCGTATGAGCCGCAAAGAAGAACGCCAAACGTGGTGCAAAATCGTCAACCTTCAGGCCAGCCTTCATCGCTGTTTCAACATAGCAGATTGCGTCTGCAATCGTGAAACCAACTTCCTGTGCAGCAGTCGAACCCGCTTCACGGATGTGGTAGCCTGAGATTGAGATCGTATTCCAGCGTGGAACGCTCTTCGTGCAATACTCAAAAATATTCGAGATCAATCGCAGTGATGGCTTCGGTGGGAACCGGTACGTGCCACGTGCGATGTATTCTTTCAAAATGTCGTTCTGAATCGTACCCGTCAGCTTGTCTGCTGGAACGCCCTGCTTCTCACCAACAGCGATGTACATCGCCAGGAGAATTGCAGCACTCGAGTTGATCGTCATCGAAGTCGAAACCTTGTCCAGCGGGATGCCGTCAAACAAAACTTCCATGTCTGCCAGTGAGTCGATCGCAACGCCGACCTTACCCACTTCGCCAACTGACATCGAGTCATCAGAGTCGTAACCGATCTGTGTTGGCAAGTCGAACGCAACCGACAACCCAGTCGAACCCTGTTCGAGCAGGTAACGGTAACGCTTGTTCGATTCCTCAGCAGTCGAGAAACCAGCATACATACGCATCGTCCACAAACGACCGCGGTACATCGTTGGCTGCACACCACGTGTAAACGGATACTGTCCCGGGAAGCCGAGCTTCTCGTTGTATTCCTTCATCACACTAGGTTCTGGTGTGTAAAGACGTTCCACCGGCTCATCCGAAACCGTTACAAACTCTTCTTTACGCTCAGGAAAACGACCACATGTCTTCGCGACCGGACCCTCGTCCCATTTCTTCTTTGCTTCTGCAATTTTTTCCAGATTCGAGCACTTATCGTCAGCCATCTTTTTTCATCTCCCGTTAGGGTCTTTAGCCTTCCCTCACTATTGGGTCAGCTTCCGATGATTATGTCATTGTTAATGGGCGATCGCTCGCCCCTTTTCCCTATCCAGCGATTAGCACATCTAATCACCAGTTAGCTCCCATCCCTTATAAAAACCAAGCCCGCTTCCGACTCCAATCACTCATTTCTTCAATGAGCAATCTTCCGAGGGCGAGCAGGCTTCTTTCAAAAGCACATGGGCCACATCCTTGACCGTCACCGTGCCATCAATAATCTTTGCCGTCATCTCAGGTTTCGATCTCAGCACTCCCGCCAAACGCATCCGCGCCTGATCCAGCACCGACTCACTCACATCCGCATGCATCCGCTTCTCGCGAAGCTCCGGCCAAGCCTCACACTGCTCGCTCGTACGCTTATCCAAAAGCTCCACCAGCACATCAATGTTCACCTTGTCCGTCGCACTCACCAGCTGCACATCCGTCACCGCCTTCTTATCGAAGCTCAGATTCAGACTGCTCAATAACTGCGTATGTAACTGCGCCGATCCTTCGCGGTCCATCTTGTTGATCACGAACAAGTCCGCAATCTCCATCAAGCCCGCCTTCAGCATCTGGATCGAATCGCCCTGCCCCGGTGCCAGCACAACCGCCACCAGGTCTGCTACCTGCGTCACTTCCACCTCGCTCTGCCCAACGCCCACAGTCTCAATGATCACGACATCGCAACCAATCAAGCCCATGATCCGAGCAACGCCCTTAACACCAAGTGTCAGGCCGCCAAGATGCCCACGTGCAGACAACGAACGAATAAAAACCTTTGAATCTGTCGCGTGACGCATCATCCGAACACGGTCACCCAATACCGACCCGCCTGTAAACGGGCTACTCGGGTCAACCGCAATCACACCCACCTTCTTGTCCGGATACTTCTCGCGATATTCACCAACCAAAGCGTCCGTCATCGTCGACTTACCGCTACCCGGCGCACCTGTTATACCCAGGAACAACCGTGGCATCGGGATCTGCTCACTCAACTCATCTTCACGACCCTGACGGATCGCCGCCCACGCATGAAACAGCTCTGGCAACCGCCAAGGCTGATCCTCCATGAGGCTCATCAATCGACCCGCAGCACGAATCCCGACAGGACCGTCCTCCAAAGCCTTCTCTACAAGTTGATTCAGATCATTTGTCATATCAGACAACCGAACTCTCTGCCTGTAAATCTCTTACTTAGCCAAACATGCGTTCAGCGTATCCACAATCTCTTTCGCAGGTGTACCCGGGCCGAACACAGCCTTGATACCCATCGCTTCCAGACCCGGAACATCGTCCGGCGGAATCGTCCCGCCACCGAACACAATAATGTCCGCAGCGTCCTTCTCCTTCAGAAGATCCAACACACGCTTAAATAACGTGTTATGCGCTCCTGAAAGCAAACTCAGGCCAATCATCTTCACGTCTTCCTGAATCGCTGCATCAACGATCTGCTCAGGCGTACGACGAATACCCGTATAAATCACTTCGAATCCAGCATCACGAAGAATGTGCGCAACATACTTGGCGCCACGGTCATGACCATCAAGACCTGGCTTACCAATCAGCACACGTACCTTCGCACCTGTCGCGGTACTATCGCTCATAGCAAACATTCCCTTTTCAAATTTTCAGCTTTACCATGCTCACCGGGTGGGTCCGGGTACCGTCAAATCAACCCAGGACCTCCGGGTTCATCTCACAGTCTGGCAAAAGGCGGGCACAGGCGTCCCACAAGTCCTCAAGAATAGAATCTTTCCTACCCTTTATCAAGTTAACCAGTACCTTTTATCTTTTTATGAACCCGTTCCCAGCTAAGGATATGTCCTATCGACGTAAACCTCCACTCAACTGAGACTTAAAGCAAATTTTCCCCTCACGACCCCTTTACGCCCCCCTTTATCGGCCCACCTATTTACACCAGTGAAATAACACTCGAAATCGCGTTCCAAATAGCAGAATACACGATTCCACAGTCTTATTTACACTTAAGAATATCAATTTTTCGCCCCTACTCAACAGCAGACACTAACCAAAAACTTTTACAATTTTCAATTTTCTCCACCAACCATCCACCGATCCCCTAATTCCTATAACCTATTTCATCATTTCATGACACGACCCTCAGCCCATCATCTTCCCATGTAATTCTGTCGCAAATTATTACAAACCTACAAAAGACATTTGCTCCTTTAAATGATAGCAATATACTCCCATTTAACGCTGTCGCAATTCGAGGGGATATAGGGATTTCGAGGCGGAGAGAGCCGACTTGCACCAATCATCTCGATCATGCGATTTAATCCAACCCAAGCCTCCTACCAACGCTTGGGCTTATTTTGCTTATATCTATTAGATTGAAAGACAACTACATGAATCGCCTGTGCCTATCTGTCATCCGACCGATGACCCTATCCATCCTTCTTTTGCTCACCCTCCTCACCACCACAACCCACGCCAACCCCATCCTCGTCCAAGGCATCGCCACCAACGAACAATTCTCCCAAAGCCTCTTCGGCGTCACCGCTCAAGTCCAAGGCAACTACATGCACACGCCACTCACCACAGACTTCTCATCCATTAATTCCGACACCGATCTCCAATTCACCATATCAGCACCCACGGGCAAGCAATTCGTCGTCGATTTCACCGCGGCAGGCGATCTTGATTTCAACATCGATCACAACGCACACTTCCCCCACGACTTTGTCGCTGTCGATGAAAAATACTCCGTCACAAGTTTCACACTGAACAATCTCCAAGGCAACGCTCACCCCATCTTCAGGACAGGCGTCGTCCTAAATCCTAAAAACAATCAATCTGATTCTGTCTTCACCATCCCCGGCGGACAAAATATCAATCTCAGTGCAAAAACCACACTCGCCGCCAACACATCCTTCACCTTCACATCCTTCACCTTCAACCTCAACATCCCCGCAAGTTCTCAAGCAATATTCCAAAACCCATACTTCCACAGCAGCGACTTCTCCGTTCGCGGCTTCATGAACTTCGTCAACGTACCACAACACTTCGGCCCCTTCGTTCGTCTCGGCGACATCATCCACACGCCCGAACCAGCATCTATCTCCTTCTTAGCCCTCGGCGCATTCGCCCTCATTCGCCGTAAACGATAAACACACGCATCATCTAATCGCTTAACAAACTTCCTCATAATGCCCAACCATTAGAAAGACTTCACCATGCTCAAGCCATTCAAAACAATCGCCTTCCTTCTGCTTACTACCGCCATCACCGCCACCACACACGCATCCATCACTAACCTCAACTACGAAGTCACTTTTGATAGTGAGTCCTTCTTCTTTGACACCCACGTATACCAAGGCACCAACGCCAACCTCCACACATCTGCACCCGTCCCCATCAACCCCGACTTCAGCACACTTGGAGATACGACCCTCTCACTCAACCTCAAATCATCCACCGGCCGGTTCTACGCCAACTTCCCCAAAGCCGGAAAATTAGTCCTTAGCTTCTGGACCGGCAACGACATCAGCCATCTAGACGGCGCATTCACCGACAACAACCCCCTTATCACTTTCAACGATCTCCAAGCCGCCTTCACACCCACCATTAAGGACCCCACCACCAACGTTGTCTTCACAGGCAACAGCGGTGACGGCAACCGCTTCGGATTCGAAATTGAAATACCCGAAAACCAACCCTTCTCGTTCGAATCCATCACCTTCACAACAACCGTCCCCGCTGCCTACAACAAAAACTTCTCCAGCATCATCACTGGCAGCGACCCGTTATTCCACGGCTACATTAACGACACCACAACAGAACACGGCCAGTTCCTCTCTCTCACACCAATCCCCGAACCCGCATCTATCTCACTATTAGCCATCGCTTCACTCGCCCTCACCACCCGCCGCAGCAAATAAGGCCAATCTTTATTAAGCAATCAGCAACACACCAAGTAAGCCCGTTTTATTTCGGTTTTTTACTCGATCAACGACGATCAATATTTGACTCTAAACAAATTCAACTACACGTCAAACTACCAAATTTAGCATAAACCCTAGCACAGCTCTAACTCCAGAGCTGTGCTTTTTTTATACCATTCGCAACGCCCCCCATCATCTCTCTTTAGCCAAGCCCTTCAAGAATCTATTGCCCTCGTAATATATTGAGCTATATTCGCTCGTACTGTCTGTATCATTTTCTGAATCTTTTCATACCTCTACAAAACACGATTCATTCCAACATATTTAAAACCAAAAAAGCGTTTCGCTTTGCACATCTATTCTAAATAGGAGGATAAAGATGGCTAGCAGATATCTTCGCACATTTTTACATGCATCAATACTCGCTTCATGCGCTCTCATTTCATTACCCCTCACCGCCAACATCGATCTGGACACCACACTCGACCAGGAATCGCACATCTTCACCCCAGCCATACCCGAGTTCGGCATCCCCTCAGCTTCCAGAACAACCATCACCA contains these protein-coding regions:
- a CDS encoding acyl-CoA carboxylase subunit beta, yielding MPESKTRSQMTMADRIAELREKKKTIRGMGGEKRIDKQHSQGKLTARERVDVLLDPDSMQEQNAFAAHRCVNFGMEGKFVPADGVITGCGAVDGRLVHFASQDFTSVGGAAGEIHSEKVVNMMKASLKTGSPFVFINDSGGARIQEGIDALSGYGRTFYHNTLLSGVVPQISLICGPCAGGAAYAPALTDFIIQTRQAQMFITGPAVIKQVTGEEVTAEQLGGPEAQMTYSGVVHFVADDDKHAMEICKKLLSFLPANNMEDPPMGPRVETMEVEESLNSIIPDNPRQGYDMRDVISKIVDDGDFLESQQTFAQNMITCFARINGRSVGIIANQPMVKAGCLDIDASDKSSRFIRFCNAFNIPLVTLVDVPGFMPGVQQEYGGIIRHGAKMLFAYSAATVPKISIMLRKAYGGAYLAMSSKQLGADRVAAWPSAEIAVMGAEGAAGIVFRKEIAAADDQAAKREELIEAYREKFSTPYIAGQRQLVDDIIEPSETRRYVAMALDALSSKRDVRPEKKHGLIPL
- a CDS encoding biotin--[acetyl-CoA-carboxylase] ligase; amino-acid sequence: MLVYHYDETDSTNTRAAELAREHVGEVIVVSAGKQTMGRGRMGRKWESPAGGAWFSVVWPSNRGPEEMGAAPLAVGMAVREVIAGMGEAGLRDRLRIKWPNDVLVGERKLVGILCEQVLVAGQGVEEGIGGSMILGVGINANVDVSGLGEDLRTRPTSLKDELGCEVNITKLIGDCGVAITGAMRELEVCGGLNEEARARIEGSLAWVGEEVRYEMGGKEQMGVLVGVDDGGGLLVEVGGKSRIRLESGEITKMRGSG
- a CDS encoding cobalamin B12-binding domain-containing protein — encoded protein: MFAMSDSTATGAKVRVLIGKPGLDGHDRGAKYVAHILRDAGFEVIYTGIRRTPEQIVDAAIQEDVKMIGLSLLSGAHNTLFKRVLDLLKEKDAADIIVFGGGTIPPDDVPGLEAMGIKAVFGPGTPAKEIVDTLNACLAK
- a CDS encoding sodium ion-translocating decarboxylase subunit beta, producing MQQLIDTISQYLAGSGFGQWEYMWPNVVMIGIGLLFIYLAIKKGFEPLLLVPIGFGVLIGNIPYNSNEVALGVYDGPVNPHDLHYYEIETDKLTFEIEGKDVVGVAAALDRIKELKSETQKAGFESELETMSGGEKFLTALYASDVANFESVSDIKAIENPQEGKNLAFEGKAVMVNGHNLYPWSTSKLSKDFGVEEVAGEKEITKPGFINLGQGRYVFAKQIDREGQFPQYPQVWSVDKQNIHNASVFWWLFAGVGLAGFYPPLIFLGIGALTDFGPMLSNPKTLLLGAAAQFGIFGAFLGAIFLGFTDAQAGAIGIIGGADGPTAIFTASQLAPPLLGAIALAAYSYMAMVPIIQPPIMKLLTTREERLRRMPMPKTEVSRTAKVMFPIVGFLMTAMIAPGGLALLGMLFFGNLLRESLVTDRLAKTAQTTFIDIVTILLGVTVGAKTSAANFLTMQTIYIFVLGITAFAVATMSGLLFAKVMNLFLKEKINPLIGAAGVSAVPMAARVVHKVGTDEDPQNFLLMHAMGPNVAGVIGSAVAAGVLLSSLG
- a CDS encoding acyl-CoA mutase large subunit family protein, translating into MADDKCSNLEKIAEAKKKWDEGPVAKTCGRFPERKEEFVTVSDEPVERLYTPEPSVMKEYNEKLGFPGQYPFTRGVQPTMYRGRLWTMRMYAGFSTAEESNKRYRYLLEQGSTGLSVAFDLPTQIGYDSDDSMSVGEVGKVGVAIDSLADMEVLFDGIPLDKVSTSMTINSSAAILLAMYIAVGEKQGVPADKLTGTIQNDILKEYIARGTYRFPPKPSLRLISNIFEYCTKSVPRWNTISISGYHIREAGSTAAQEVGFTIADAICYVETAMKAGLKVDDFAPRLAFFFAAHTDLLEEVAKFRAARRLYAKIMKDRFKAENPKSWMLRFHTQTGGVTLTAQQPDNNIVRVAIQTLAAVLGGTQSLHTNSKDEALALPTEDSVRVALRTQQIVAEESGVTSTIDPLGGSFYVEQLTDKIEAEALAYIEKIDELGGMVPAIEQGYVQKEIEQSAYNYGQSIESNDRIVVGVNKFQVEEENTIPLFKVDESVGKLQSDKIAKVKADRNEEVVKTKLAALTEASKGDENLMPFILDAVREYATIGEICNAMEGVFGQYTETFN
- a CDS encoding ArgK/MeaB family GTPase; translated protein: MTNDLNQLVEKALEDGPVGIRAAGRLMSLMEDQPWRLPELFHAWAAIRQGREDELSEQIPMPRLFLGITGAPGSGKSTMTDALVGEYREKYPDKKVGVIAVDPSSPFTGGSVLGDRVRMMRHATDSKVFIRSLSARGHLGGLTLGVKGVARIMGLIGCDVVIIETVGVGQSEVEVTQVADLVAVVLAPGQGDSIQMLKAGLMEIADLFVINKMDREGSAQLHTQLLSSLNLSFDKKAVTDVQLVSATDKVNIDVLVELLDKRTSEQCEAWPELREKRMHADVSESVLDQARMRLAGVLRSKPEMTAKIIDGTVTVKDVAHVLLKEACSPSEDCSLKK
- a CDS encoding biotin/lipoyl-containing protein, translating into MKLRITVQGKQYDVDVDVLDENGGAAPVAAAAPAPVAAPAPAAAPAPAPAPAAAPAPAAGGAGGDATAPIAGSILEIKVKVGDTVAVNDPLLTLEAMKMESVVASPVAGTVSAITCGAGDAVQAGQVLVKF
- a CDS encoding OadG family protein, translating into MLTNLTTLALTSEQLTGGIVLMIVGMGVVFSALILLLWAIKLMHAMLNKPAPAPAVAAASVPVASAKAASDEIEPETLVVIAAAVAAIVRKPHRIRRVDSLTAQQAGSNWARHGRRAIMTSHRPTRR
- a CDS encoding PEP-CTERM sorting domain-containing protein, with the protein product MNRLCLSVIRPMTLSILLLLTLLTTTTHANPILVQGIATNEQFSQSLFGVTAQVQGNYMHTPLTTDFSSINSDTDLQFTISAPTGKQFVVDFTAAGDLDFNIDHNAHFPHDFVAVDEKYSVTSFTLNNLQGNAHPIFRTGVVLNPKNNQSDSVFTIPGGQNINLSAKTTLAANTSFTFTSFTFNLNIPASSQAIFQNPYFHSSDFSVRGFMNFVNVPQHFGPFVRLGDIIHTPEPASISFLALGAFALIRRKR
- the mce gene encoding methylmalonyl-CoA epimerase — its product is MIKAKAINHLGVAVKSLDEAREYYENVLGGKFEGVEEVVEQKVKVAFYLVGDVRIELLEPTSEDSPISKFLEKRGEGIHHVAYTVENIQDRIDEIKEGGLRMIDEKPRNGAHGTKIAFMHPKSSRGILTELCEPGH